The following nucleotide sequence is from Nymphalis io chromosome Z, ilAglIoxx1.1, whole genome shotgun sequence.
TATAATCTATGGCATAAACTCTAAAGTTATTTGTCGAAAAGTGTTGCTGAGTAGCTGCTAAAACGGTAGGTAGTGAGCTTTTTAAAGGGCTTTGCATTTGTATGCgctttaaatacatatttttaaaaagctgtgtaaatataaactacattCACATTTTACTGCCTTCTGGACCATCTCAgttaatatacaaatcaaaattttatagaacacaaaaaaaaactactactaCTTTTTTACTacctttaaatagaaatatacaaataattttgcaTACTTTGGTATCGTAATTGTTAGTTACAGTATACACAGAAAggtattcttattatttattgtcagcTGTCTCGCCCGTCGCTTTACTTGAAACGTAAACGTAAAAACGTTCTTATTGGGATGTATTTGGATCTCCAATTTGCGCGCTAGTaacatatttgtttcatttaaatgtataatatcattaaattttaataaatattttaagacattttgtttttcatattgAAGTAATAATAAGAAGTTttggttaaaatattaattttagttaatgtTATAGGAACTATTAGAGCATGTTGTGTTATTTAGAAGCTCGGTAGGTACACCACATTTAAATACTATCAACAAAaatcatatattgtatttttatatttacttctgttttagttttttattattaaataaaaactaaaataaattgtactaaataaataataaacatatttaataagaatggTGATCCCATTTACACTaactagttattaataataaattacaagaaTCACtaagaaaaagtaataataaattaaaaaaatataaataaacatgaaatttaCCAACAATCACATTgtgattttataacattaaatacctacctacctaataatatttaattatttataatgacaaatattttcaaCTATCAACACATGTCAAATTTTAGACAACAGCTAGCACAAGTAGGTACCTACTCATTTTGATATGTATTGATTTCTTTTAATGGCGAAGTGTAGTTAGTAACTGAGTATTGAGTCTCTTAAAATTGTTAgtgatttttaatgttttaaaatgaatcgagataaaaataaaaaagtggagGTGATGGCCGAGTTGGAGTCACAGTTTATTCTTCGTTTACCAGAAGAACCTTCAAAAGCTTTAAGAGAATTGCTTAGAACtggtgataatattaaaaatcgtctgaccatccaAATCGAAAACGACATGAGACATGGTGAGGTACGATTCGACCACTGGCTCATGCACGCCAAGATTTTTGATTTACCTACCATAACTGAATCTCTTAAGACAATCGATAACAAAAGCTTTTACAAAACGGCGGACATTTGCCAGATGATGATATGCAAAGAAGAAGCTGATCAAACACCATCGGAGGAAGAGTCACctacgaaaaataaaaagaaggaCCCATACAAAgtcgataaaaagtttttgtggCCACATGGGATTACTCCACCTACAAAAAATGTGAGAAAGAGACGGTTCAGGAAAACTTTAAAGAAAAAGTATGTCGAAGCACCTGAAATTGAAAAGGAAGTGAAGAGGCTGTTACGTACTGATAATGAAGCTGTCAGTGTAACTTGGGAGGTGATTAATGAGGATGACGAGCAACTTCTAAAACAAGATACTGTTACTCCAGCACCCCCGCAAAAACCAGAGAAGAAGACTAAAGCTATGAAGAAAGCAGAAAAACAAGCTGCTGCTGCTGCGGCTGCGGCAGCTGCCACAGCAGCAGCTTCAGCTGCCGCTGCAGCAGCAGCTGCTGCTGTTGCAGTTAAAACTGCACCAGTAACATCAACAGTCACTTCAGCAGTCTCATCAACAACAACATCAGTCGCCCCAACGGAAACAGCAACAACAACTGCAGATATTTCGAATACTGAATCCTCCAATGTTGTTGATATATTTGGTGGCGCTCTTAGTGACAGTGATATTGAAGATGGTAATATTAATGTTGAGTTGGAAGATAGTCATCTGACCGCCTTTGATAGTCGACTATCTGA
It contains:
- the LOC126780505 gene encoding transcription initiation factor TFIID subunit 7-like — encoded protein: MNRDKNKKVEVMAELESQFILRLPEEPSKALRELLRTGDNIKNRLTIQIENDMRHGEVRFDHWLMHAKIFDLPTITESLKTIDNKSFYKTADICQMMICKEEADQTPSEEESPTKNKKKDPYKVDKKFLWPHGITPPTKNVRKRRFRKTLKKKYVEAPEIEKEVKRLLRTDNEAVSVTWEVINEDDEQLLKQDTVTPAPPQKPEKKTKAMKKAEKQAAAAAAAAAATAAASAAAAAAAAAVAVKTAPVTSTVTSAVSSTTTSVAPTETATTTADISNTESSNVVDIFGGALSDSDIEDGNINVELEDSHLTAFDSRLSDNCSMPGLGDTHKRDTYPIEFESQMFQSSHSGHSKKKSNKSRTTIPATSTVTRSSGLSSEEDGDYQSRDMSKDNMTFRIEQLRTELEELKQRRQRTQHEIAGMENLALRQRFQDILHTLNQDVMYKEMEYQGLITLQNSEDI